The window ACGAAGTGGCCTATTAGCCTCCAAAAAGTCGCCAAAATCATAAGCCGGCAGGTCCCCACTTCCGACCTAGTTCGCTAGGATCCGGCTCGAATAATCGAGCGGCGCGATCTCCCGGCTCAAGTCGAGTGTGTAGTCCCCAAAGCGATTGATGTGACTGGTCCGGTACGGCTGAGTTCCGGAAACAGCACCAGGTCGGCGTGATAGCGATCGCGCGCCTCGGCGATCCGCTCGGCAATGCGCCCTGCGTTGCCGTCGATGTCCCCGACGGGAAAGTCCGCCTGGACCAACGCGATACGCAGGCTCACGGGCAGTTCCCATCAAGGCATCGCATCGCCAGACGCTTCATGCCGACCGCTTCCGACGCACGTCTGTCGTCTTGACCCGCGAGGCAGGCATCGGTTCCCGCAAGGTGGCCAGAATCGAGCACTGGCCCCGTGCGCCTCCGGAGCACGCATTGATCGTGCGGTCCAATTCCCGGGCAATGCGATTGAGCTCGCGGAGCTTGCTGCGGATATCTGTCAGATGCTCGCGGGCAATCGCATCGATCTCGCCGCAGGAGAGCGTGCGGTCGCTTTCCAGCCGTAGCAGGCTGCGGATCTCATCCAGGCTGAAGCCGAGGTCGCGGCTGCGGGTGATGAAACGCAGCCGATCCACTTCGTCATCGCGGTACTCGCGGTAACCGCTGGCGGTTCGGCGCGGTTTGGGCATCAGCCCCACGCGCTCGTAGTAGCGAATGGTTTCCAGATGGCAGCCGCTGGATTCGGCCGCTTCGCTGATCTTCATCGACGCCTCTTGACCCTATAGCTGCTACGGACTTTACCCTGTGAGGCCTACGGGGCTATGGCACACAGAGGGAGGGGCTGTCATGTCGTGGAGTCCTGCCCTTGACTCCGTAGCAGGTACGGGGTGTACGCTCGCTGTTGCAACTGGTTCCCATTCCCGTTTATTGCCCTTCACCTAGGCGCTCCCCGTGACCAACTCCCTCTGTCGTTGCCTGCTGATCGCGTTTTTGGCTTGGCTGTCCTTCCCGGCCTTCGCCGCCGCGCCGTCCGCGGTCAACCCGCGCCAGACCTGGCAACTGCTGGACTACGTGGCCGTCGACTATGGCGCGGCCGTGAAATCCGGCAGTGTCGCGTCCGAGGCCGAGTACGCGGAGATGCGCGAATTTGCGGGGGCGGTGCGAACCCAATTGGCCGCGCTGCCGTCGACGCCCGGCCAGGCCGGCCTGATCGCCCAAGCCGATCAGCTGGTGACCGCTGTCGAGTCCAAGGCCGACGCCAGGCACGTCGCCGATCTGGCGCATCGGCTGGCCGACGGCCTGCTGGCCAACTATCCGGTCGGTGCCGTGCCGGCGACGCCGCCCGATCCGGCCCGGGGGGCACAGCTCTACGCCGCGCAATGCACTGCCTGCCATGGTCCGGCCGGCCACGGCGATGGGCCGGCTGCGGCGAGCCTGGATCCGCCGCCCATTGCCTTCACCGATGCCACCCGCGCCGCCCAGCGCAGTCCCTTCGCCTTGTACGAAGCGATTTCCCAAGGGATCCAGGGAACGGCCATGACCGGCTTCTCGTCCCTGCCGGAAGCCGATCGCTGGGCGCTGGCGTTCTACGTCGGCAGCTTGTCGCATTCGCCGCAGATGCGGGCCGAGGGCGAAGCGCTGTGGCGCGACGCGCCGGCCTGGCACCAGCGCATTCCCACGCTGGAAGCGCTGACCCGCACCAGCGAGGCGGATCTGATCGGCGCCGGCAGCCAGGACACACAGGCGCGGGCCATCATCGCTTACCTGCGCGGGCAGCCGCAGGCCGTCCAGACCGCAGCCTCGGGCGTGGCAGCAGTCCAATCGCTCGCACTGGCTCGGCAACGGATGGCCGAGAGCCTCCGCGCCTATCAGGCGGGCGATGCCGGGCAGGCGAAGACGGCGGCTTTGTCGGCGTACCTGGATGGCGTCGAACCGGTCGAGCCCACACTCGCCGCGCGGGACAACGCGCTGATGCGTGAGCTCGAAACCACCATGGCGCGCTATCGCGATGCCATCGGCCGCCGCGTTCCTGCCTCCGATGCGACAGCGCAGGCGACGCAGGTGAGCGCGCTGTTCGATCGCGCCGAGGCGGTCTTGCAGGATGCGCACACCGATCGCACCACGGCGTTCCTGGGCAGCTTCACCATCCTGCTCCGCGAAGGGATCGAGGCGTTGTTGATCGTGATCGGCATGATCGCCTTCCTGCGCAAGGCCGAACGCCGCGAGGTCCTGCCGGCGGTACACGCCGGTTGGGTCGGGGCGTTGCTGGCGGGTGTGGCGACCTGGGCGATCGCGACCCATCTGGTCGATGTGAGCGGCGCCAACCGTGAGGTCACCGAAGGCGTGTCGGCGTTGTTCGCCGCGGTGGTGCTGCTCAGCGTGGGCATCTGGATGCACCAGAAGAGCCTGGCCGGGCGCTGGCAGCAGTACCTGCATGCCAAGGTCTCGGCCGCGCTGACCCGGCGCTCGGCGGTCTTCCTGTTCCTGCTGGCCTTTGTCGCGGTCTACCGCGAAGTGTTCGAGACGATCCTGTTCTTCATCGCGATGTGGAACCAGGAAAACAGCACCGCGATTCTGGGTGGGCTGGTCGCCGGCAGCGTCGTGTTGGCCGGGGTGGCGTACTGGATGCTGCGCATGAGCAAGCGCCTGCCGATTGGCCAGTTCTTCTCGATCAGTTCGATCCTGATTGCCGTGCTCGCCGTCGTGCTGGTCGGCAAGGGCATCGCGGCGCTGCAGGAAGCCGGCTGGGTCGGTCAGGCGCTGGTCGCCGCGCCGCGCATCGATTGGCTGGGCGTGTACCCCTCCTGGCAATCCCTGCTGGCGCAGTTGGCCGTGGCGGTGATTGCGATCGGTGGTTTTTATTTCAATGCGCGCAACTCGCGTGTGCCCGCGCAAGCCGTCAAGGGAGACCGCGCGCAATGAGCACGTCTTGCAACAGCTGTGATGGCTCGGTGATCACGGCGCAACTTCCTGCGCCTTCACCCCAGGCTATGCGTTATCGCATCGAGAACATGGACTGCCCCACCGAGGAGGCGCTGATCCGGAACAAGCTCGGCCAAGTGCCGGGCGTGACGGACCTGCAGTTCAACCTGGTGCAGCGCACGCTGACAGTGCTTCACCAGTTGCCTGCGCTGGCCCCTGTGGAAGACGCGCTGGCGGCGATCGGCATGCAGGCGGTGCCTTTGGATACGGCTGTGTCTGCCGTCGAAACGGCGCTGCATATCGCGAAGATGGATTGCCCCACCGAGGAAGGCCTGATCCGCGGCAAGTTGAGTGGCATGCCGGGGGTGGACGCGCTGGCCTTCAATCTCGTGCAACGCACCCTGACCGTCCGCCACGCGACCGGCGTCTTGCCGGATGTGCTGGCCGCCTTGAAGTCGCTGGGCTTCGAGGCCGAAGCGGTCGCCACGGCCGGCGGCGCAGAGTTGACTGCACCGGTGCGGACCCGGACAGCCTGGTGGCCGTTGATCGTTTCCGGTGCGGCGGCACTGCTCGCCGAGGTCGTGTCGTGGCTCGGGGCCCCTGCGTGGCTGGTCATTGCACTGGCGCTGGTGGCGATCGGTACCGGCGGCCTGTCCACCTACAAGAAGGGCTGGATTGCGCTGAAGAACCGCAATCTCAACATGAACGCCCTGATGTCGATCGCGGTCACCGGCGCGATGCTGATCGGCCATTGGCCGGAAGCGGCCATGGTGATGGTGCTGTTCGCGCTGGCCGAGGTGATCGAGGCCAAATCGCTGGACCGTGCGCGCAATGCGATCCGGGGCTTGATGGACCTGGCGCCCGAGCGGGCCACGGTGCTGCAGGATGGCAACCGATGGGTCGAGGCGGATGCCAAGACGGTCGCGCTCGATAGCCGGGTGCGGGTCAAGCCGGGCGAGCGCATCGCGCTGGACGGCGTGGTGGTCCTGGGCCGCTCCACGATTAACCAGGCGCCGATCACCGGCGAGAGCCTTCCTGTCGAAAAGGCCGAGGGCGATCCGGTGTTCGCCGGCACCATCAACGAAGCCGGTTCGCTCGAATATCGGGTCACGGCCACGGCCAATGATTCCACCCTCGCGCGCATCATCCACGCGGTGGAGGCGGCGCAGGGCAATCGTGCGCCCACCCAGCGCTTCGTCGACCAGTTTGCGCGCTGGTACACCCCGCTGGTGTTCGCCGTCGCCATCGGCGTCGCGGTGGTGCCACCCCTGCTGATGGGGACGGCGTGGCTGGAATGGACCTACCGGGCATTGGTGCTGCTGGTAATCGCCTGTCCTTGCGCACTGGTGATCTCCACCCCGGTGAGCATCGTCAGCGGACTGGCCGCGGCGGCACGGCACGGCATCCTGATCAAGGGCGGCGTGTACCTGGAGAATGGTCGCAAGCTGCGATGGCTGGCGCTCGACAAGACCGGGACGATCACCCACGGCAAACCCAAGCAGACCGATTTCGCCGCATGGGGCGAGGCGGACCCAGGCCTGGCTCGCGCGATCGCGGTCAGCTTGGCCGCTCGCTCCGACCATCCCGTCTCCAAGGCCATTGCCGTGGCGGGACAGGACGATGCGGTGACCGTGCGTGAAGTCGAGGACTTCGCCGCCTTGCCGGGCCGCGGTGTACGCGGCCAGGTGGCAGGTGCGCATTACCACTTGGGCAACCATCGGCTCGTGCAGGACCTGGGTGCCAGCTCGGCAGCGTTGGAAGCGCATTTCAGCAGCTTGGAAGCACAAGGCAAGAGCGTCGTGGCGCTGCTGGCAAGCGATGGCGTGCAGGCGATCTTCGCCGTGGCCGACACGGTCAAGGACAGCAGCCGGCAGGCGATCGCCGACTTGCACGCGCTCGGGGTCAAGACCCTGATGCTGACCGGGGATAACCCGCACACGGCACAGGCCATCGCCGGGGAGGTCGGCATCGACCGCGCCCAGGGCAACCTGTTGCCCGAAGACAAGCTGCGCGAGGTCGAAGCACTCACCGCGCAGGGCACCAGCGGCATGGTGGGCGACGGCATCAACGACGCCCCGGCCTTGGCGCGGGCCGATATCGGCTTCGCGATGGGCGCGGCCGGATCCGACACCGCGATCGAAACCGCTGACGTCGCCCTGATGGACGACGACCTGCGCAAGATTCCGGCCTTCATCCGGCTCTCGCGCGCCACCGCTCACGTGCTGATGCAGAACATCACCTTGGCCCTGGGGATCAAGGCGGTTTTTCTAGTGCTGACCTTTGCAGGCCAAGCCACGATGTGGGCGGCGGTGTTCGCCGACATGGGGGCCAGCCTGTTGGTGGTGGGCAACGGCATGCGCCTGCTGAGGAAGTGACTTGGACACAGTCGCCGCATGTGTCCACTCGCGAGGAACGGCATGACCAGCTCCCGGGAACTCGCCCGATGAGATTTCATAACGTCCGGGGCACCGGCTATGCTGGTAGGGTGAACCCGGTGACATCTTCCTGCCTGCTGCTGGCCCGCCTGCGCGCTTCCACGCGGCTGGCGGTACTGGTGCTGATGATCTTCGCTCTGAAGATCGGCGCGGCGGTCGCCTGCGCGAAGCACGATTTCGCGGACATGGGCTTCGGCACGGATGGCAGCCATGCCGTGGCGGTGAAGGCATCGCCGCTGGATAGCGGTAATGACGATTCCACGAAGCTCAAGCTCGGGCATGCCGCTTGCAGTCACTGCGGTTGCCATCATGCTGCCGCCATGGTGCCGGATACGCAGATCGTGGTTGTGCTCGTGCCGCAGGCGCTGCCTATGCGTACGTCCGGGTTGCCGCCCAGCGCGTCGCAACCCTTGGAACTGAGGCCGCCGATCGCCTGAGTCAGGTGTTTTGCCCCTTTGGCGCGGAGCGCCAGAGGACACCGTCGACTCAGAGGATCTTCCAATGCACCTTGTTCGTTCGCCGCGACGACGTCGCGTCGCGCGGCTGGCCGTCCTGGTTCTGGCAGCGAGTTTGCTGTCGGGCTTGGCCATGGCCGCCCAAACCCCCGATACACAGGCCCCAGTCGCACTTCGCGAGGCGCTGCAGGCCGCCTGGCAACACCATCCGAGTTATCGCGCCACCGAAGCGCAACTGGCCGCAGCCCGTGCCCGGTACGATGCGGCCGGACGACCGCTCTACAACCCCGAAGTCGAGTTGGCCGGCGACGATGAAGGCCCGGATCGCACCACAACCGCTGGCCTCAACCTCACGCTCGATCTGAGCGGCAAGCGTCGTGCGCGTCGCGACGCGGCCTCCGCGCGGGTCGATCTAGCCACCGCTGAAGCCAAGCTGCGTCGCCGCGATTTCGCCAAGCAGTGGTTCGCCAGTTGGGCTGAGCTACAGACGGCGCAGCAACGTGTGCGCACCGGTGAACGTCGATTGGCGTTGGTCACGCGCTTTGGCGAGTTGGCACAAAAGCAGTTTGCTGCAGCCGACATTTCCGGGTTGGAGCGCGATTTGGCACTGCTGGCCCGCGATGAAGCGCAAGCCCAGCAGTCGCAACTCGTCGCCGAACAGGCGGAGGCCGAAGCGCGTTTCCGCGCGGTCGGCGGCTCGCCGGAACTCCTGGCGAGCCTGACGCTGCCCAGCGACGCATTGCCGCCGCCGATGCCCTCCCATACCGGCATCGAACAGTTGCCCGACTGGCAAGCCGCACAAGCCGCTGCGCTGGCTGCCGAACGCGAAGTGACCGTTGCCCGCCGCAATCGGGTGGCCGATCCCACCGTGGGCGTGCGCGGCGGACGCATCGACTACGGCAATGTGCAGGACAACGTGGTCGGCGTGTCGCTCAGCATTCCGCTGTTCGTGCGCAATTCCTATCGCGCCGAGGTAGTGGCAGCTCAGGCCGATGCCGATGTCGCGATCGCCGAGGCCGAGCGCGTGCGCGTCGAACTCGATGCCGATCGTCGCCGTGCGATCGACAGCTACGCCGCAGCGCAATCGGCCTGGTCGCGCTGGCAGGCGAGCCGCGGCACGGATGTGGAGCGTCGCGCCACTCTCCTTGAGCGCTTGTGGCGCGAGGGCGAGCTGTCCACCGCTGACTACCTGCTGCAACTCAAGCAGACCC is drawn from Thermomonas brevis and contains these coding sequences:
- a CDS encoding TolC family protein encodes the protein MHLVRSPRRRRVARLAVLVLAASLLSGLAMAAQTPDTQAPVALREALQAAWQHHPSYRATEAQLAAARARYDAAGRPLYNPEVELAGDDEGPDRTTTAGLNLTLDLSGKRRARRDAASARVDLATAEAKLRRRDFAKQWFASWAELQTAQQRVRTGERRLALVTRFGELAQKQFAAADISGLERDLALLARDEAQAQQSQLVAEQAEAEARFRAVGGSPELLASLTLPSDALPPPMPSHTGIEQLPDWQAAQAAALAAEREVTVARRNRVADPTVGVRGGRIDYGNVQDNVVGVSLSIPLFVRNSYRAEVVAAQADADVAIAEAERVRVELDADRRRAIDSYAAAQSAWSRWQASRGTDVERRATLLERLWREGELSTADYLLQLKQTLDTQLAGAELEARLWRSYADYLAATGQLERWAGLEGTP
- a CDS encoding MerR family transcriptional regulator → MKISEAAESSGCHLETIRYYERVGLMPKPRRTASGYREYRDDEVDRLRFITRSRDLGFSLDEIRSLLRLESDRTLSCGEIDAIAREHLTDIRSKLRELNRIARELDRTINACSGGARGQCSILATLREPMPASRVKTTDVRRKRSA
- a CDS encoding cytochrome c/FTR1 family iron permease, producing MTNSLCRCLLIAFLAWLSFPAFAAAPSAVNPRQTWQLLDYVAVDYGAAVKSGSVASEAEYAEMREFAGAVRTQLAALPSTPGQAGLIAQADQLVTAVESKADARHVADLAHRLADGLLANYPVGAVPATPPDPARGAQLYAAQCTACHGPAGHGDGPAAASLDPPPIAFTDATRAAQRSPFALYEAISQGIQGTAMTGFSSLPEADRWALAFYVGSLSHSPQMRAEGEALWRDAPAWHQRIPTLEALTRTSEADLIGAGSQDTQARAIIAYLRGQPQAVQTAASGVAAVQSLALARQRMAESLRAYQAGDAGQAKTAALSAYLDGVEPVEPTLAARDNALMRELETTMARYRDAIGRRVPASDATAQATQVSALFDRAEAVLQDAHTDRTTAFLGSFTILLREGIEALLIVIGMIAFLRKAERREVLPAVHAGWVGALLAGVATWAIATHLVDVSGANREVTEGVSALFAAVVLLSVGIWMHQKSLAGRWQQYLHAKVSAALTRRSAVFLFLLAFVAVYREVFETILFFIAMWNQENSTAILGGLVAGSVVLAGVAYWMLRMSKRLPIGQFFSISSILIAVLAVVLVGKGIAALQEAGWVGQALVAAPRIDWLGVYPSWQSLLAQLAVAVIAIGGFYFNARNSRVPAQAVKGDRAQ
- a CDS encoding heavy metal translocating P-type ATPase; the encoded protein is MRYRIENMDCPTEEALIRNKLGQVPGVTDLQFNLVQRTLTVLHQLPALAPVEDALAAIGMQAVPLDTAVSAVETALHIAKMDCPTEEGLIRGKLSGMPGVDALAFNLVQRTLTVRHATGVLPDVLAALKSLGFEAEAVATAGGAELTAPVRTRTAWWPLIVSGAAALLAEVVSWLGAPAWLVIALALVAIGTGGLSTYKKGWIALKNRNLNMNALMSIAVTGAMLIGHWPEAAMVMVLFALAEVIEAKSLDRARNAIRGLMDLAPERATVLQDGNRWVEADAKTVALDSRVRVKPGERIALDGVVVLGRSTINQAPITGESLPVEKAEGDPVFAGTINEAGSLEYRVTATANDSTLARIIHAVEAAQGNRAPTQRFVDQFARWYTPLVFAVAIGVAVVPPLLMGTAWLEWTYRALVLLVIACPCALVISTPVSIVSGLAAAARHGILIKGGVYLENGRKLRWLALDKTGTITHGKPKQTDFAAWGEADPGLARAIAVSLAARSDHPVSKAIAVAGQDDAVTVREVEDFAALPGRGVRGQVAGAHYHLGNHRLVQDLGASSAALEAHFSSLEAQGKSVVALLASDGVQAIFAVADTVKDSSRQAIADLHALGVKTLMLTGDNPHTAQAIAGEVGIDRAQGNLLPEDKLREVEALTAQGTSGMVGDGINDAPALARADIGFAMGAAGSDTAIETADVALMDDDLRKIPAFIRLSRATAHVLMQNITLALGIKAVFLVLTFAGQATMWAAVFADMGASLLVVGNGMRLLRK